One Vallitalea pronyensis genomic region harbors:
- a CDS encoding PTS sugar transporter subunit IIA produces MFGFKRERIHNITLYAPIKGKVVPLEDVPDPVFSQRMIGDGFAIVPSAGLVCSPCKGHLIQIFPTNHAIMIKTSQGLDIIIHLGIDTVKLKGKGFKRLVEPGCSLKVGQPLVDMDLQHIIDQKKDIISPILITSLDQIKNMEVMYKHCHIKDKICRLALHNSYNKGDG; encoded by the coding sequence ATGTTTGGTTTTAAGAGGGAGCGTATACATAATATAACGTTATATGCACCTATAAAAGGAAAGGTTGTACCTCTAGAAGATGTACCCGACCCCGTATTTTCACAGAGAATGATTGGTGATGGTTTTGCTATTGTACCATCAGCAGGTCTTGTATGTAGTCCTTGTAAAGGACATTTGATTCAGATATTTCCTACTAATCATGCCATTATGATTAAGACCAGTCAAGGACTTGACATCATCATCCACCTTGGTATAGATACCGTTAAATTAAAGGGAAAGGGCTTCAAGCGTTTAGTAGAACCAGGATGTTCATTAAAGGTTGGACAGCCATTAGTTGACATGGATCTTCAACACATCATCGACCAAAAAAAAGACATTATTTCACCGATCCTTATTACATCTTTAGACCAAATAAAAAACATGGAAGTGATGTATAAACACTGTCACATAAAAGATAAGATTTGCAGACTGGCACTGCATAATTCTTATAATAAAGGTGATGGATAA
- a CDS encoding zinc dependent phospholipase C family protein, which translates to MKKRIENYYGRLLRKFLKFVNPIKKLFIDTDCEVHVFNNYHAVELLKKHGYKQEYRFFTRYLKDIDKGSIWADQDFKSITHFYNPHMKRGLFGHNNSLDLTMDYYNIALRLWEIGKKNDSMFYLGACVHIIQDLTISQHVKIRLLNGHRQYENYVKYTHDLVKEYVATKAPILLKSPEAYVEYNAMQALRIEGWVKKIPNIKHQFYHKTLYTLPLAQRTTAGCLLLFIQDNFKKQ; encoded by the coding sequence ATGAAGAAAAGAATTGAAAATTACTATGGACGATTATTAAGGAAATTTCTAAAGTTTGTAAATCCCATTAAAAAGCTATTCATTGATACAGATTGTGAAGTACATGTTTTCAATAATTATCATGCTGTTGAACTACTTAAAAAGCATGGATATAAACAAGAATACCGTTTTTTTACAAGGTATCTAAAAGATATTGATAAAGGTTCTATTTGGGCTGATCAGGATTTTAAAAGCATTACCCATTTTTATAATCCCCATATGAAGCGTGGCTTATTTGGGCACAATAATTCCTTAGACCTTACCATGGACTATTACAATATTGCTCTTAGGTTATGGGAAATAGGTAAAAAGAATGATAGCATGTTTTATCTTGGTGCATGCGTTCATATTATTCAAGACCTTACCATTAGTCAGCATGTGAAAATCAGGCTGCTGAATGGACATCGACAATATGAAAATTATGTAAAATACACCCATGACCTTGTAAAAGAGTATGTAGCCACAAAGGCTCCCATACTTTTGAAATCACCAGAAGCCTATGTAGAGTATAATGCTATGCAAGCTCTACGTATAGAAGGATGGGTAAAAAAGATACCCAATATTAAACATCAATTCTATCATAAAACACTGTACACCTTACCATTAGCACAACGTACAACTGCAGGTTGTTTGCTGCTATTTATCCAAGATAATTTTAAAAAACAATAA
- the nagE gene encoding N-acetylglucosamine-specific PTS transporter subunit IIBC — protein MKNAFGSLQKVGKALMLPVAVMPITALLLRLGVLWKIDIMTQAGDAIFSNLAILFAVGIAFGLAKNNHGAAGLAGLVGYFTITKVTPAASVLFGISEEAYLLNNNILMGILAGIMAGLLYNRFYKTKLPDWLAFFGGKRFVPIVTSIVSIFVGLILGLVWPAFESGFNATGEWIIGAGTIGVFLYGLLNRLLIPLGLHHVVNTFVWFTFGTYNGASGEINRFLAGDPTAGTFLAGFFPIMMFALPAVALAIYTTAKKSNRKVIGGMLLSVAFTSFLTGITEPIEFMFMFLAPVLYIAHAVLTGIALAICELLGCLHGFAFSAGAIDYFLNFNIATKPILLLGVGIIMAVVYYLIFVLLIKKLNLPTPGRTDDESGDESIIKAKGIGEIAKEYIDVLGGRDNIVEVDACITRLRLTLKNNEHVSLEACKALGASGLIKPNNRNIQIIVGTQAEIIAEQIKELL, from the coding sequence ATGAAAAATGCATTTGGTTCGTTGCAAAAAGTAGGAAAGGCATTAATGTTACCTGTAGCGGTTATGCCTATAACTGCGCTGCTTTTGAGATTAGGCGTTCTGTGGAAAATCGATATTATGACACAGGCAGGGGATGCTATTTTTAGTAACCTAGCAATTTTATTTGCAGTTGGTATTGCTTTTGGGTTAGCTAAGAATAACCATGGAGCTGCTGGTTTAGCAGGCCTTGTGGGGTACTTTACCATTACGAAGGTCACACCAGCAGCATCGGTGTTGTTTGGTATTTCAGAAGAAGCCTATCTACTGAATAATAATATTCTTATGGGTATTTTAGCAGGTATTATGGCCGGTTTACTGTACAACAGATTCTACAAAACCAAGTTACCGGATTGGTTAGCTTTCTTTGGGGGCAAACGTTTTGTTCCCATTGTGACATCCATTGTGAGTATTTTTGTTGGTCTGATATTAGGTCTTGTTTGGCCCGCATTTGAATCTGGATTCAATGCTACTGGGGAATGGATTATAGGCGCTGGAACAATAGGGGTATTTTTATACGGTTTATTGAACCGTCTGCTTATTCCATTAGGCCTTCATCATGTGGTTAATACGTTTGTATGGTTTACATTTGGTACATACAATGGAGCTTCTGGTGAAATTAATCGTTTCTTAGCAGGGGACCCAACAGCTGGTACATTTTTAGCAGGCTTCTTCCCTATCATGATGTTTGCACTGCCTGCTGTTGCTTTAGCAATCTATACAACCGCTAAGAAATCCAATCGTAAAGTAATTGGTGGGATGCTGCTATCAGTAGCATTTACATCTTTCTTAACAGGTATCACAGAACCTATTGAATTTATGTTTATGTTCTTAGCGCCAGTGCTTTATATCGCTCATGCTGTATTAACAGGTATTGCTTTAGCCATCTGTGAGTTATTAGGATGTTTACACGGCTTTGCATTCTCAGCAGGTGCTATAGACTATTTCTTGAATTTCAATATCGCCACCAAACCAATCCTATTATTAGGTGTGGGTATTATTATGGCAGTCGTCTATTATTTAATCTTCGTTCTGCTCATTAAGAAACTTAACTTACCAACACCAGGTCGAACGGATGATGAAAGCGGTGATGAGAGCATTATAAAAGCCAAAGGTATCGGAGAGATTGCCAAAGAGTATATTGATGTATTAGGTGGTCGGGACAATATTGTTGAAGTTGATGCCTGTATTACGCGGCTTCGACTTACTTTGAAAAATAATGAACATGTTTCCCTTGAGGCTTGTAAAGCTCTTGGTGCTAGTGGTCTAATTAAACCAAATAACCGTAATATCCAGATTATTGTAGGTACGCAAGCTGAGATTATTGCTGAGCAGATCAAGGAATTACTATAG